Genomic DNA from Dehalogenimonas lykanthroporepellens BL-DC-9:
ATATGGTCGATGGGGTTGGTCAGGTAGCGACCCTTGGCCTTGAGGGCGGCGGATTCGCCGGTCAGGTGCAGGGGGATCCTGGCGGCGATTTTCTCGGTCATTTTGACCTGATAGAAATCGACATGCAGGATGCTGTTGCCGACCGGGGGGCGCTGGACCTCTCTGACAAAGGCCATGCGCGGTTTCTTGCCCTTGAACTCCAGCGAAACCAGCCGGGAACTGCCGGCAGTGGCGATGACCTGTTCCAGGGCGGCGGTGTCGGCCTGGACTGTTTCCGAGGCGATGCTGTGGCCGTAGATATGGCAGGGAGTGACCCCGGCGCGGCGCAGAAAGCGGTTCTTCTTGCCGGTAGTCTCTCTCCTGGCAACGGCCAGAGAAATTTTTTCCATTTCATTGTCCTCCTTGGTTTACGAAGGTTTATTAAAGCAGAGCCGGGCGGCTCCGGTCAATTGGCAGACAGATTATGTCAACCATAAGACCGGAGCCGCCCGTGGATTGGCCGGATTCCGCTACTCTTCTTCTACCCTGACCGGCACCGGGTGTGCAATAGAGGCCGGTGAGGCATGGTACCAATGACCGGAACAGCCTTTGCGGCACCGGTATATAATAAGTGAGGAGTTCTGATATGAAGAAACCGGATTTACTGGTACTGATAGCCGTCTGGGAGGCGGCTACCGCCTTTTTGGCCGCCGTCGGCATCGCCGCGCTGGTGTTGACAGCTATTGCTCCGGATCACCTGTGGCGTCCCGATACGCCCTTCCTGGACGGCGACCGCATCTGGGTATTGTTCGGCATCAGTGTTGCCTCGCTGTTTCTGCTGGCTTATATCGCCCTGGCGGTGATTGCCGCCATCGGTCTGGCCAAGGGACGGGATTTCGGCCGGGTGCTTTCCATAGTTCACGGCGCGTTGTCCCTGCCGGCTTTCCCGGTGGGTACGGCCATCGGCATATTGCAGATAGCTTATCTGATGAAGCCGAAAGTGAAGGATTATTTCAACCGGGACCAGGTAACTACTGACCCGGGAAAAGTGTAGCCGCAAACTTTACCGAATGGTAAAATCGGCAGAGGAATTTCGGTCACCTGTCGAGGTGACGGACGATTGAATGAGGTGTGACGATGACCGACGCAGTAATTGTCCGGGATCTGGTTAAACGCTACGGTAGTCTGACGGCGGTCGACGGCATCAGTTTTTCGGTCGGCGACGGTGAGGTGTTCGGTCTGCTCGGCCCCAACGGTGCCGGTAAGACCACCACCATCGAGATGATCGAAAGCCTGAGAAAGCCGGACGCCGGCAGTATCACCGTCAAGGGCATCGACGCGGTGAATGATGCCCGCCGGTTGAAGGAAATCATCGGCGTGCAGTTGCAGAGCACCGCTCTTCAGGACATGATCAAGGTCCGGGAGGCGCTGGTACTCTACGCCTCCTATTACCAGACGTCGGTGCCGGCCGAAGAACTCCTGGCTGAAGTCAACCTGGCGGAAAAAGCGGGTGATTATATCAAAACCCTTTCCGGCGGCCAGAAACAGAGGGTGGCCCTGGCCCTGGCGCTGGTCAACGACCCTCAGGTATTGTTCCTGGACGAGCCGACAACCGGGCTGGACCCGCAGGCCCGCAGAAGTGTCTGGGACTGGGTCAGGCGTTACCGTGAACGGGGCAAGACCATCTTACTGACTACCCATTACATGGAGGAAGCCGAAACGCTGTGCGACCGGGTAGGCATCATCGACCACGGCCGAATCATCGCCCTGGGAACGCCGGCCGGTCTTATCGCCGAGGCCGGGTTGGAGGCGGCAGTGGAGTTCACCTGTCCGGAAGAACGGGTCGATGACCTGAAGACGGTTTTGGAGACTAGCGGCAAGCTGGTGGAGCGCGGCCAGGGACGTTATACGGTATTTACTGCCCAGCCGTCGGCGCTGTTGCAGGAACTGACCCGTGAGGCCAATACAGCCGGTATCAACCTGTCCGGACTGACAGTGAAGGAAGCTTCGCTGGAAGACCTCTTTCTGAAACTGACCGGACGGAATTTGAGGGAATAGGAGCGGACGATGAGCGCATTCACCACACAATTCCAGATGGAGAACAAGATGTATGTCCGCAATCGCGACGGGCTGTTCTGGACGTTGCTGTTTCCGGTATTTTTCATTTTACTCTTCGGTCTGATATACGGTGAGACCCTGTGGGACGACATGGGCCTGCGGGCCATCGATTACCTTCTGCCGGGCATCATCGTCATGGCGCTGATGGTCACCGGCATCATGTACACCGCCCAGGGTTTCGTCGAGGAGCGCGCCAGAGGGATTTACCGGCGCGTTTCGCTGACACCGGTCAACAAGGCGGTGATACTGGGGGCGCAATTGCTCAACCGCTACCTGCTGGTGCTGGCGCAGACGGCGCTGTTGCTCCTGGCCGGCATGATCATTTTCAGCGTCAGTGTCGAAGGCAACTGGGCTCTGTTCTTCCTGGTTCTCAGCCTGGGGGCGCTGTGCTTTCTGTCCATCGGCTTCGCTTTGACCGGCCTCATCCGGACACCGGCCAGCGCCAACGCTATCACCATGATTGTCTTTTTCTTTCTGATGTTCATGGGCGGCATCTTCTTTCCGGTGAGCATCATGCCGGAGTTCGTGGGATATGTGGCTAATGTTCTGCCGTCCACTCATCTCAATGACGCCATGCGGGCGGTGGCTATCGAAGGCGGCGGTTTCGGCGACATCGGTCTGAACGCCGCGGTGGTGGCCGCCTGGACGGTGGGCGCGTTCGTCCTGGCCTGGAAGACCCTGCGCTGGGAGTGATTGAGTAACGTTATGAATCAACAAGGAGAGTGGATATGTCGAGAAAAGCCAAACAAGCCTGGATCAGCCTGATTAGCCTGGCGGGATTGATTGTTCTGCTGGTGGGGCTGTTCACCGATCTATACCGTTTTCTGGTCGGGCTCATCATTGCCATAGCCCTGTGGGTAGGTAGCGGCATCCTGGGCAGGTACTGGGGAGTCAAGGGAGACTGAAGCCCGGAATTGGCTAATCAGCGGATGCGGTAGATGCGGACATCGCCGCGGCGGATCCGGCTGAGGAAAAAGGCCTTCAGGGCGTCGGCAGACCGGGTTCTGACCGGCGGCACGAACAGGAGCAGACCGGCCAGGTCGGTCAGGACACCGGGGAATATCAACAGCAGGCCGGCCAGCAATATCAGAGCACCCCGGAGCATTTCGTCACCCGGCGGCGTTCCCTGTTCCAGGTTGGCGCGGATGCGGGTCAGGGCGCTGAAACCCTGACGGCGGGCCAGTATGGCACCGGCCAGTCCGGTCAGGAGGACCAGGGCCACGGTATTGAAGACGCCGATATAGCCGCCGATCAGGATGAGCAGAGCCAGTTCGACGATTGGGATGATGATGAATAAAATAAGCGGCATATCAGTAGAAATCCTGAATATATGATTAGTCCGGGGCAGGGGCGACAATGTATTATATTCAATTGTAACACCTGGTATTCCGGTGAGCAACAGAATCCGGTGGGACAATACCGCCCAGCCGTTATCTGCCGGTTCGGTAACGGGAGGTGAAGCGTTGATCAGATTGACCGGAAAAGACCTGGACGGGGCCGTCCGGACGCTCGGCCGGGCTTTCGGCGAATACCGTCTGCTCCGGCATTATTATCCGGAACCGGCGGAGCGTCATGCCGTTGCCGAGACCATGGGGCGTATCGTGGTGTCCGTCTGCCTGAAATACGGCGAAGTTTACGCCGTTTCCGAAAAATTGGAGGGCGTCGCCGCCTGGTTGCCGCCGGGGCGGGCGCCGTTCGGCACCTGGCAGTTACTGCGGTCGGTTTCTCCGGCGACCCTGCTGGAATTCGGCCGTCGCGGAGCCGGGCGCATGCAGGCCTATGACCGGTTATTGGATGGACTGCACCGAAAGATGATAACCTGTCCTCACTGGTATCTGCATACCCTCGGGGTCGACCCGGATTATCGCGGTCAGCGGTTTTCCAGCCGGCTGGTGCGGCCGATGCTGGAGCGTTTCGACCGGGACGGACTGCCCTGCTTTGTGGATACCAATACCGAGGTCAACGTGGAGATATATCGCCGCTGGGGCTTCGAACTGGTTTTCGACCGGCTGGTGCCGGACACCGAAGTCCACTGTTACGGCATGGTGCGGCAACCGGAAATTCCGGAGAGAAGAACTGGTAGCGGAGAGGTGATATCATCGTAATCAATCGGACAGAGCGGTTTTCCCATTATTCCCACCTGGGCGGGGCTATCGCCGCCGTGGCCGGGCTGGTGGTTCTGCTGGTCTTCGCCTGGGGCCGCTGGGACTTACTGGCGGTCGTTCTCATCTACGGACTGGCGGTGACTACCCTTTTCTCCTTTTCGGCCGTCTATCACGCTCTCAAGAAGCGTGACAACGAGATTTCCGTCTGGCGCAAGCTGGACCATATTGCCATTTTCATCATGATCGCCGGCAGTTACACGCCGCTGGTCTATATCTATCTGGAGGGCGCCTGGCGCTGGGGGATGATTATCGCGCCGTGGACCATCGTGGTGGTGGGGGTCTTCTACAAGCTGTTCTGGATGAACGCGCCGCGGGTGCTGTCCCCTTTACTGTATCTGGGGATGGGCTGGCTGGCGCTCATTCCGCTCCGGGAACTGTGGCTGGGCATGCCGCCATGGGCGTTCTGGGGACTGGTGGGCGGCGGGGTGGCCTACAGCATCGGCGCGGTCATCTACGCCCTCAAGCGGCCCAATCCGGTACCGGGTGTTTTCGGCTTTCATGAAATCTTCCATATCTGGATACTCATCGGCGCGGCCATTCATTTCGCGGTGGTGCTGGGTTCGGTCATCGCCACCGGTTGACAACAACGGTTCGGGCTTGTGCTATAATTCATGGCGGCGCCGGGATGGCGGAATAGGCAGACGCAGCGGACTTAAAATCCGCCGACTTCGGTCGTGTGGGTTCGATCCCCTCTCCCGGCACCACTTCCAGTATTAAAATTTAGAATATCGGATTCCTGACCACGGGCGCTGAAGGTATGGTCGCGTCGAGGAGGCATTGTGGTGCAAGCCAGCCGGGAATTTCCATTCCTAACACCGTCATGCTTGGCCTGTTCGTGGCTGGATTCCAGAGTGGCCAGTGGCACGGAGTCATTTCACCGATAAGCCTCATCATCTGGCTCTTTTTCGACAACGTAAACATTTACGAGCGTCACAGCAACGGCGGCTGGCACAATTTCGGCTTTCTCTTCGGCGGCGGTGCCAGGGGTGCGTCCTCGAAGAAGAGCTGACAGCCAGCCGGGTCACCACCTTAAACACGAAGCGGGGCTTTTTGGGAAGCCCCGCTTTTTTATTGTTATACCGGTGGGTCAGCCGCCGGTCTTCTCTTTTTCCTCCGACTGACCCGGGTCTGAAGCGAAGCGGGCTTTGAGCCCGGCGTACCATTTTTGCCACCACGGGGTTTTGGGCGGTTTGCCGTTCGTCAGTTGCTTGAGCTGACCTTCCAGCTGGCGTACCCGCTCGGTGGCCGCGCCCAGTTGAGCGGCCAGGGCCAGGTTCTTTTCCTGAAGTTCCCGGAATACGGCCAGCATGTCGCCGGAGGCCCCGGCGGTGGGGTCATGACTGTCCAGGGATGTCTGTCCGGGCTTGTCCACCCCTTCCGCCCGGTGCAGGTCGGTCGGCAGTTCCCGGATGCGGTATTCCTCGCCGAAGGGGCCGTTGATCAGATCGGCCTTGAGTTTGCCGGCCTTGATGTAGCGACGGATGGTGCGGGTGGAGACATTGAGCTTGTCTGCCGCCTGGGCGATGGTCAGGTTTTTCTCCGTCATGGTGACCATAGTCTATACATCTGACCAGGGGGTGTCAAGGGGTTGAGGGTGATTTTAGAAAAACCGGAAGCAGGCCATTTTCAGCCTGCTTCCGGTTTTAACTGTGTTTTCGTCTAGCGGGCAGAATAGGCGGCGATAATCGCTGATATAACCGTCAAGACACCGAAGATTACATGAATCTCGGAACTGCCACCTTCTCCGGCTGAGAGCCCTCCCCCGATACCGGCCAGTATCGCCAGCCCCGCGGTGATGAGCGTCCACAGCTTGGTGTTTTTCATGCCTTCCTCCATCAAATTAATAAAGCCCGTATAATGCTATAATGGAATCAGGGATATGTCAACGATAAAACCGATAGAAACCAGAACCTTCAAGTCATTTATCGGTATGGTGCTGGCCGCCGGATTCACCGGTTTTCTGGTGGCCATACCGGGCATTCTCATCGGGGCCGAGGCGCTGTCCGGCTCCAATGCCGGCGGCTTCGAGGGCCTCATCGGCGCCATCATGGGCATGGTCATAGGCTATCCGCTGGGCGGCGTGCTGGGTATATGGATTTTCCGACGGGTATTTCGTTATCCCGGTTCGCTGTGGCTGGCGCTGGCCGGCGCCGTCATGGGAGTGGTGCTGATCTTCGGCCTGGCCGAGCCGCTGAATCTAAACAGCAATTCCGATGTTCTGCTGGGGAGTTACTTCATCCTGACGGTTCTGCTGGCAACCTGGGGTTACCATCTGCGGCCGGGTAGAGCCAAATAACGACGCGAAACAAGAGGGTTTGGAGGCGACGACCGGATTCGAACCGGTGAATAGGGGTTTTGCAGACCCCCGCCTTGCCACTTGGCTACGTCGCCGGTTTATCAATTCGGACAACCGGGGCATGTCCGCGCAGGTTCAAAATGGAGCGGAAGACGAGGCTCGAACTCGCGACCTCCTCCTTGGCAAGGAGGCGTTCTACCACTGAACTACTTCCGCAAATCCAGCAAAAATTATAACACAAACTGGTGCCGAGAGGGAGATTTGAACTCCCACGAGTTATTCACTCACTAGCCCCTCAAGCTAGCGTGTCTACCATTCCACCATCTCGGCACTGGCAGGAGTGGAAGGACTCGAACCCTCGACCGGTGGTTTTGGAGACCACTGCTCTACCAACTGAGCTACACTCCTATTGGAGCTAGGCGCGAGTAAATAGCATAGCGCAACCGTTTCGGCGTTGTCAATGCCCATGGGGCCGGTTTCAGGCGGCGATGCCGGAGAGCAGATTGTCCACCATTTCAGCGATGAACCGGTCGGGCCGGGTACGGTGATGGGAGGCGACGCTGGTGGCCCGGAGCAACACGATGGTATAAGCCAGGGTGCGGGCGGTAACGTCGGTGTTGTGGGGCTTCAGCTCGCCGGCGGCGATGCGTTCGTCCAGGTAGCTTTGAAACAGCCCGATGCCTTCGTTCATGATATTGCGCCAGATGCGGCGAACGATGGGGTGACTTTGCGTTTCATGGAAAAAGATATTCATCAGGCTGTCCTTCTGACCCAGCAGGTCGAAGAACTCCTGGCCGGTGACCTTCAGTACTTTGGCGGCGGGTTCGTTATGCAGGCGCTGAAGCAGTCCTTCGAGCTGAGGCAGGAAGCTGTGACGCTCCACTACCGCCTGCAGGAGCTGATCCTTGCTTTTAAAGTAGTGATACATCAGCCCCTGAGCGACGCCGGCCTCGGCGGCCAGTTCACGAACCGATGTCTCGGCGAAGCCCTTTCTGGCGAAAACATCCAGCGCGGTATCAATGAGCTGAAGGCGGCGCTCTTCGGCCTTCTCGTCACGCTGGGTGGGTTTTTTAGGCAGGCTGGCTGAACGTTCAGTCATATGCTCCGGATTATAGGAGCGGCTTCGGGCGGTGTCAAGACAGGCCCGGAAAACCGAAACCGGACGCGCGTGACGTCCGGTTCCTGGTTATCCGATTTTCAATTGAGAGGTGTTCTTAGGCGGCTTTGCCGATCTTGAACATCTTGGTGCCGCAGACCGGGCAGGCGCCCTGAGTGGCGGGACGGCCGTTTTTCATGGTGATGGCCTTGGCGTCCTTCATCTCTCTCTTGGTGCGGCATTTCATGCAATAACCTTCCACGGGTAACCTCCTACGTAAATTTGAATATACGATAGCCCAAGCTGAAGCGCTTGTCAAGAGCTTTGGCGGATAATTTTCAAAGCTGAGCGGTTAAATCGGCCGAAATAGCCCGAAAGTACTAGACGGCGCCGCGGGTGATGTTGGCCAGCGGTAGCATGATGGTCTTGCCCGGTTTGCGGTTAAGATAGCTTTTAGTGTACTGGGACGGGAAGGAATACACTACCTGGACACGGGGATGCTCCAGCCAGAAGACGAAGATACCCACCGTCTGCGGTTTGGTGCCGAAGGGGCCGATAATCATGTTGGCGGTGGCTTTGAATTCATCGTGGATGGCTTCCAAGGTGTTGCGGATTTCGTAGGGAGAATCGGCGGCTACATGGCGGACTTCCACGTTGGGCTGGGACAGCAGGACGTCGTTGTTCTTTTCCGCGTAACGCAGGTATTCTTCGTTGCCGTCACGGGGGGCGGTTATCAGGCAGATGGTGCGGGAGGGGTTGAACTGCTTCCATACCGACTGGGAACGCTCGGCCTCGAAACCCAGGAACAGCACCAGCACCGTTTCCTTTTCCAGAGACATGGATCCGAAGAAGTTGGCTACGGTGGTGATCTGGTGGACGCCCTGGGTCAGGCGTGACGGGGCATAGGTCTGGGTGGTATGCAGAACGCGCGGCAGGCCCAGGTTGAGTTCGGCGACCAGGTAATGCAGGAGGCCGAGCAGGTATATCTTGGAAAAACCGCTGATGTCCAAGGTGATGAAGGGTTCGTCTTCGTCCTTGGGTCGACACCGTTTCCAGACCGCCTTGAGCTGGGAGATGCCTTCGGCCGGGTCGTCCCGCTGACAGCGGATAACGAAGACGCCCTCGGAGGTCTTCCGGGATAGCAGGGCCTGTATCCGGTAGAGGTTGGAGTCTATCTGCGGTTGGTAGAGCGGTTCTTCGATGACGAAGATGATGGAATAACGCACCCGGAAGTTGCCGGACAGCCGTTCCATAGCAGAAACACTGCGGTCTTCGAACGAGGCACAGCAGATGAAAAGATCATCGGCGCCGTATTCGTTCAACCGGCCCAGGCTTTCGATTACGACAGGTTCATCGGTCGCCCGCATGCGGCGGTATTCTCCTCCTGCGTTGTGGGGTCAATATAATGCGGGAATGGTCAAAAGTCAAACGAGTCTGGTCTAGACAACCCCTTGACAAAATCCGGCTGGCGGGATGTGATATAATGCCGCCATGGCTCTTTTCTTCGCTTACGGCGCCGCTCTGAACCGGCGGCAGACAACCCGACAGTGTCCGGCCTGCCGGCCGAAAGTGACGGCCGAACTGCCGCATTATCAGATAGTATTTACCGGCTGGTCCCGGGTGTACCGGGGGGCCACGGCGTCATTGCGACCGTTCCGGGGCGCCCGCGTCAAGGGCGGCGTTTACGAAGTGCCGGAAACGGCACTCAAGAAACTGGACGCCGCCGAAAGTTTCCCCGCTCAGAGCGTCAAGATGAACGTAACCGTCTTCACCGAAGCCGGGGAGCAACTGGAGTGCTTTACCTACGTCCCCGCCCACCAGTCAGCCGAGGGCAAGCCGGCGCCGGAATACCTGGCGCTGATTCAGCAGGGATACCGGGACTGGGGTTTGGTCTAAACGGTCAAGCCTTAGACATTGGGGTTGACAAACGACCGCTAAACGCCGTCTAAAAGGTGTCGCAGCGGCGTTTCATCCGCCACCGGGCCGACCACCGCCAGGTGGAATTTGTCAGCCTGGATAATTTCTTCAGCCAGGTCGGTAATATCCTTGAGGGTAATCTTGTCCAGCCGGGTGATGACCTCTTCCGGGGTTAATATCTCCCCGGCCAATATTTCCTGACCGCCCAGCCAGGTGGCCACGTGGCGGGAATCCTCCAGCCGGAGGGCCATCCGCCCCTTGGACAGTTCGCGGGCCTTGTTCAGTTCATGCCGGGTAATGGTGGTCTTGAGCTTTTCCAATTCGTTGATGACCGCCGCCACCGCCTGTTCCAGGTTGTCGGTGTCCACGCTGGCGGCCACCGTCAGGGCGCCGGTATCCTGGAGAAAGTCAGCGTATGACTGAATGGCATAAGCCAGTCCCAGCTTATCGCGAATTTCAGTAAACAGCCGGGAGCTCATACCCTCACCAAGGATGACGTTGAGCAGGCTCTGAGTGTAGCGGCGCGGGTCAACCGTGGACATCGCCGGCATGGCCAGCTGGAAGTAAGCCTGTTCGATATCGCGGTGTTCGATGATCATGCGCCGGCCGCCGTTGGGGGTGAAGCCGGTGAAAACGCAGGACGGTTCCCTGGATTCCCATTCGCCGAACTCGTCGATAACGGCTTTTATCATTTGTTCGTGGGTCAGCCCGCCGGCGATGGAGACTACGGTGTTATCCGGACGGTAGTGACCGGACATGAAATTGAGGATATCGGCGCGGCCCATGTCCCGGATGGTGCTTTCGGTGCCGGCGATGTCCCGGCCCAGCGGATGGTTCGGCCAGAGAATGGAATCGATGAGCTGACAGACCTTCTGGTCGGGCTGGTCCTCGGTCATGTGGATTTCCTCGATGATGACCTGCCGTTCCCTCTCCAGGTCTTCAGGGTCGAACCGGGAATGAAGCATCATGTCGGCCAGCGTGTCCAGGGTGGGCATGAAATGACTGGAGGCCACCTTGGCCCAGTAGACGGTGGACTCCTTGTCGGTGCCACCGTTCATGATGCCGCCGACGCCTTCAATAGCTTCAGAAATATCGTGGGCGGTCCGGTGTTTCTCAGTGCCGCGGAAGAGCATGTGCTCAATAAAATGAGAAACACCGCCGAGGTTGTCCGGTTCGTAACGGGAACTGGTGCCGACAAAAACACAGATGGACGATGACAGGGTGTGGGGCATTTCCTGGGTCAGGATGCGCAGGCCGTTAGGCAGGGTAGTTTTACGGTACATTAATGACTCCTCTTGGCGCTAATTGTACCTGTTTTCGGCGACCAGGCAAAGTGGAATCGCAGTCCCATGGGACACGGCTCCTGATCAGTAAAACCAGCGCATCAGCAGTAATCCAAGGCCGAAGGTGACTGCGTTCAGTACCAGAACCAACAGCCGGACAACGGCGGGCTTGACCGGTTTCAGCATGATGCTCTGCTTCAGCCAGCGGCGGAAAAGCCAGGTCAGCAGATAGTATTCACTTACCAGCGGAAAAATCTCGGCCAGGAAAAAGGTGTTGGACGAATCACTTAATCCCATCAATCCAAATCCCAGCATGTTGGTTATCAGCAGGGTGACCAGGTTGAGCAGAAAAATTACTGAAAACGAAAGCCGAAGGCCGTGGTTGCCGACGAAATACCGCCGGAGGAAGAAGGTCAGTGCCACGGCTTCTATCAGCGCGCTCAATGGATATACCCACAAGGTAAGCGCCGCCAGCATCTGAGGCGGGAAGATGACATTGGCATGAGCCGGTTCAGGATAGGCCAGAAGCCCAAATCCGCAAACCACGGCACCGGTTCCCAGCCGTACAAGATTATGGCTAAGGTTCACTGTTTCTCTGACTTCCGTTCATGACGAGCCAGCCGCCAGGCTGTCATCAGGAGTATCAATCCCGTTATCATCAGGAGCCACGCCAACTGCGGGCCGCAGAAGAACGCTCAGCGGAAGCCCAGTATCCGGGTGGAAATGAAGGCATCGAGCCATGGCAGGAAGACGGCCGCCAGACCGACCGATACCAGCGCTTTGATGACAAAAGGACGGTTGAAGGTCAACTTTTGTTTCATTGATTCCTCAGCCCAATTTCATAAACCAAAGCGTATTCCTTGGCCGCCATGATGTCAAAGTAATTTTCAGGCGTTATCGGACGAAGGCCGGCCAGTCGGCCAGGCTGACCAGGGTGCCGCTGGAATAATCCAGGGCGAACACGGTTTCACTGGCTATTCGACGGGGAAAAAGGCATGGAGGGGTAGACATCCAGGTCCAGGCCCGACCGTTCGCCCCGCTGAAGGTGGAAGTAACCGCAGGAGGCGATGACGGCGGCGTTGTCGGTACACAGTTTCAACGGCGGGATAAGTACCGGGATGGGTGAATCGGCGGCCATGCGTTCCCGCAGTCGGGAGTTGGCGGCGACTCCGCCGGAGAGCAGTATCTGGTTAACGCCGTATTCCTCGGCGGCGGCAATGGTTTTGGTCACCAGTACCCGGACAACCGCTTCCTGAAAACTGGCGGCGGCATTTTCCGGGGTATCCGTCTGTCCAGTCTCGACAAGCCGGTACAGGGCGGTCTTCAGGCCGGAAAAGCTGAAATCGTGGCTGTTACGGATGACGGCGCGGGGCAGTTTCAGCGTCGGCTTGCCCAATCGGGCGGCTATGTCCACCGCCGGGCCGCCGGGGTAGCCCAGGTTTAAAAGGCGCGCCGCCTTGTCGAAAGCCTCACCGGCGGCATCGTCCCGGGTGCGGCCGATAATCTCGTAATCGCCGTGGTCTTTCATATATACCAGATCGGTGTGACCACCGGAGACAATCAGCGCCATCACCGGAAACTGCGGCAGGTCACCGGTCAGCCAGTTGGCGTAAATGTGTCCTTCAAGGTGATTGACGCCGATCAGCGGCTTTTGGGCGGCCATAGCCAGAGATTTAGCGAAGTTCACCCCTACCAGAAGCGAACCAGCCAGCCCCGGGCCGGCGGTCACGGCCACGGCGTCGATGCCGGCGAGGGTCACTCCGGCGGTTTGCAGACTTTTTTCCAGCACCGGCACCGCCGACAGCAGATGCTGACGGGAGGCCACCTCCGGCACTACCCCGCCGTAACGGGCGTGGATGTCCACCTGGGAGGCTATCTCATTGGACAGAATCTCCACCCCGTCACGAACGACGGCGGCGGCGGTTTCATCACAGGAGCTTTCGATACCGAGTACCAGCATGGTTCAATTATAGCAAAGTTGCCGGCTGTGGTTCACCGCCGATATTGGCAATTGAAGATGTGGTTTGCTAAAATCGGAGAAAAACGACGGATACTGCAGAAAATCGGTTGAAAGAAAGAGAAAAGCAACCAAATAATCCATACGGCGGCCGCGATTGGCTGTTGTTCGTCGGGTTCAAGGTTGCACAAAAGATTCCACTAGGGTATCATTAGCGATGTTAGCAGTCTACGTGACGGACTGCTAAAATGTTGAAAAACAGCAGAATAAAAAAGGAGGTATTCATGGCAATCTCAGTACAACCCCTGCAGAACTTCGTCCTCATCAAACCGGGCAAGAAAGAAGAGATGCGTTCGGGTATCGTCATCCCCGACACCGCTCAGGAAAAAGCCCAGGAAGGTGAGGTCGTCGCCGTCGGCCCCGGCCGTATGGGCAAGGACAATACCCGCGAAGCCCTGGACGTCAAGGTCGGTGATTTCGTTATCTACCCCAAATTCGGTGGTACCGAAGTCAAGGTAGAGGGTAATGACCTGATCATCCTGCCCGAGAACCAGATTCTGGCCAAGCGCACCAACTAATAAGCAAACCAAGAAATTAAAGGAATAAATTAAGGAGGCAAAGTGGCAAAACAGATTATTTTCGGTGAACAAGTTAGAAAATCCCTGAAAGCCGGTATCGATACCCTGGCCGAT
This window encodes:
- a CDS encoding transcriptional antiterminator, BglG (PFAM: regulatory protein MerR~KEGG: det:DET1446 excisionase family DNA binding protein), producing the protein MVTMTEKNLTIAQAADKLNVSTRTIRRYIKAGKLKADLINGPFGEEYRIRELPTDLHRAEGVDKPGQTSLDSHDPTAGASGDMLAVFRELQEKNLALAAQLGAATERVRQLEGQLKQLTNGKPPKTPWWQKWYAGLKARFASDPGQSEEKEKTGG
- a CDS encoding hypothetical protein (KEGG: dev:DhcVS_1224 hypothetical protein); protein product: MSTIKPIETRTFKSFIGMVLAAGFTGFLVAIPGILIGAEALSGSNAGGFEGLIGAIMGMVIGYPLGGVLGIWIFRRVFRYPGSLWLALAGAVMGVVLIFGLAEPLNLNSNSDVLLGSYFILTVLLATWGYHLRPGRAK
- a CDS encoding Hly-III family protein (PFAM: Hly-III family protein~KEGG: dev:DhcVS_199 membrane protein, Hly III family), producing MAGLVVLLVFAWGRWDLLAVVLIYGLAVTTLFSFSAVYHALKKRDNEISVWRKLDHIAIFIMIAGSYTPLVYIYLEGAWRWGMIIAPWTIVVVGVFYKLFWMNAPRVLSPLLYLGMGWLALIPLRELWLGMPPWAFWGLVGGGVAYSIGAVIYALKRPNPVPGVFGFHEIFHIWILIGAAIHFAVVLGSVIATG
- a CDS encoding transcriptional regulator, TetR family (PFAM: regulatory protein TetR~KEGG: deb:DehaBAV1_1244 TetR family transcriptional regulator); translated protein: MTERSASLPKKPTQRDEKAEERRLQLIDTALDVFARKGFAETSVRELAAEAGVAQGLMYHYFKSKDQLLQAVVERHSFLPQLEGLLQRLHNEPAAKVLKVTGQEFFDLLGQKDSLMNIFFHETQSHPIVRRIWRNIMNEGIGLFQSYLDERIAAGELKPHNTDVTARTLAYTIVLLRATSVASHHRTRPDRFIAEMVDNLLSGIAA
- a CDS encoding conserved hypothetical protein (KEGG: dev:DhcVS_1230 hypothetical protein) encodes the protein MRATDEPVVIESLGRLNEYGADDLFICCASFEDRSVSAMERLSGNFRVRYSIIFVIEEPLYQPQIDSNLYRIQALLSRKTSEGVFVIRCQRDDPAEGISQLKAVWKRCRPKDEDEPFITLDISGFSKIYLLGLLHYLVAELNLGLPRVLHTTQTYAPSRLTQGVHQITTVANFFGSMSLEKETVLVLFLGFEAERSQSVWKQFNPSRTICLITAPRDGNEEYLRYAEKNNDVLLSQPNVEVRHVAADSPYEIRNTLEAIHDEFKATANMIIGPFGTKPQTVGIFVFWLEHPRVQVVYSFPSQYTKSYLNRKPGKTIMLPLANITRGAV
- a CDS encoding voltage-gated chloride channel-like protein (KEGG: ncr:NCU06624 similar to voltage-gated chloride channel); translation: MKNTKLWTLITAGLAILAGIGGGLSAGEGGSSEIHVIFGVLTVISAIIAAYSAR
- a CDS encoding conserved hypothetical protein (KEGG: dev:DhcVS_1231 hypothetical protein); this encodes MALFFAYGAALNRRQTTRQCPACRPKVTAELPHYQIVFTGWSRVYRGATASLRPFRGARVKGGVYEVPETALKKLDAAESFPAQSVKMNVTVFTEAGEQLECFTYVPAHQSAEGKPAPEYLALIQQGYRDWGLV
- a CDS encoding conserved hypothetical protein (KEGG: det:DET1448 hypothetical protein), which produces MKCRTKREMKDAKAITMKNGRPATQGACPVCGTKMFKIGKAA